The genomic stretch GGCGACGGACGCGCCGATCGGTTTCACGATTTTGTCGATGGATTGAATTTGGCCACGGGTCTCTGCTTCGGCCATGGCGGCGTCTACGTGTTGCAGGTGCCGTATCTGTTGTTCTACGCCGATCGGAATCGCGATGACGTGCCTGATGGCGACCCCGAGGTGCTGCTGTCCGGTTTCGGCATGGAAGACGCGCACTCGGTGGCCAACTCGCTCATCTTCGGGCCCGACGGTTGGCTCTACGGTTGCCAGGGCAGCACGGTCACATCACACATCCGCGGGATCGAGTTCCAGCAAGGCGTCTGGCGCTATCATCGCGCCACCGACCGGTTCGAGTTGTTCTACGAGGGGGGCGGAAACACCTGGGGCGTCGATTTCGACCCGCACGGACACCTGATCGCTTGCACCAACGTCGGCGGCTATGCGCTATTGCACGGCGTCCAGGGAGGCTATTACTGGAAAAGCTTCGGCAAGCACGGCGAATTGCACAATCCGCACGCCTACGGCTACTTCGAACACATTCCCCACACGGAGCTGCACGGCGGCCACGTCACCTGCGGCGGGATCTGCTACCAGGGGACCGCCTTTCCGCCGGAGTTTCGCAGCGCGATGATCACCGCCAACCTGCTCTCGCACCGCGTCGACTGGCATACGCTCGCGCGGCTCGGCTCGACGTTTAGTGCCCATTTCGCCGGCACGCTCGTCGAAGCGAACGATCCGTGGTGTGCGCCGTGCGACCTGACCGTGGGGCCCGACGGCGCGGTCTATTTCGCCGACTGGCACGACGCACGGACGGCACATCCCGATCCCGACGCGGAATGGGATCGCACCAACGGCCGCGTCTATCGCGTACGTTTCCGCGGAGCGCCGCCGGCGCCCAGCGCCGATCTGGCGCGCTTGCCGACCGACGAGCTGGTCAGGCTGCATGCGCAGGCCGACGATTGGCTGCGGCGTCAAGCGCGCCGTTTGCTGGTCGCCCGAGCCGATGCCGCGGCCCCATCGCCGCTCGTCGACCTCGTGACGCAGAGCGACGATTCGAGCACGCGACTCCAGGCGCTATGGACGCTCTTGAGCTGTGACCAGTTGGATCGCAAGTTGGCCGCAGAATTACTGGCTGATCGAGATGCCGATCTGCGCCGCTGGATCGTGCGCTGGATCGGTCAGGCGTCGCCCTTCGATCCGGCCTGGAGCGATGCGCTCTTGGAATTGGCCGCGCAAGAACCCGATGTCGACGTGCGCAGCCAGTTGGCGTCGACGGCGCGGAGGTTACCCCCCGAAGTCGGTCTGGCGATCGTCGAGCGGCTGATCGCGACGGACCGTGATGCGGCCGACGTCCAGATCCCGTTGCTCTTGTGGTGGGCCATCGAACCGCACGCGGTGACCGAAGTCGCCACGGTCAGCAAACGATGGAGCACTTCCGAGGCCTGGCATTCGCAGGTCTTCCGCCAACACCTCGCGGCGCGGTTGGCGCGCCGCTGGGCGGCCGCTCAATCGCCGCCAACCTGGCAAGCCCTGAGCGATCTGTTGCGCAGCGCGCCGGATGACAGAGCGGTGCGCGAGGTCCTCCTCGGGGCCAATGCGGGGTTGACGGCTAACCTGACTCAACCGCCTGCCGAGCTGAACGATTGGCTGGCCTCGCAGCTGCCTCGCAATTTGACCGACGAGGTCTGGCTGCAATTCGCTGCCCGCGTCGGCGACGCCGACGCGATCGGTCAGGCCCGTAAACTGGCCTTTGGTGCTGCGACGGCCGCGCCCTTGCGCGTGGCCATGGTCGAGCTGCTCGGCCGGCTGCTTGCTCCCATCGATCTGCCGAACCTGCTGCAGTTGTTCGAGGAAGAGACATCGCCCGCACTGCGCA from Pirellulales bacterium encodes the following:
- a CDS encoding c-type cytochrome: MLLSTGLCIGLACAAVAEQLSPQLAVERMALPEGFVAEVVASEPDIRQPVAIEFDERGRLWVIQYLQYPNPAGLKRVAWDRYSRTTYDRVPEPPPRGPRGADRITICEDTDGDGRADRFHDFVDGLNLATGLCFGHGGVYVLQVPYLLFYADRNRDDVPDGDPEVLLSGFGMEDAHSVANSLIFGPDGWLYGCQGSTVTSHIRGIEFQQGVWRYHRATDRFELFYEGGGNTWGVDFDPHGHLIACTNVGGYALLHGVQGGYYWKSFGKHGELHNPHAYGYFEHIPHTELHGGHVTCGGICYQGTAFPPEFRSAMITANLLSHRVDWHTLARLGSTFSAHFAGTLVEANDPWCAPCDLTVGPDGAVYFADWHDARTAHPDPDAEWDRTNGRVYRVRFRGAPPAPSADLARLPTDELVRLHAQADDWLRRQARRLLVARADAAAPSPLVDLVTQSDDSSTRLQALWTLLSCDQLDRKLAAELLADRDADLRRWIVRWIGQASPFDPAWSDALLELAAQEPDVDVRSQLASTARRLPPEVGLAIVERLIATDRDAADVQIPLLLWWAIEPHAVTEVATVSKRWSTSEAWHSQVFRQHLAARLARRWAAAQSPPTWQALSDLLRSAPDDRAVREVLLGANAGLTANLTQPPAELNDWLASQLPRNLTDEVWLQFAARVGDADAIGQARKLAFGAATAAPLRVAMVELLGRLLAPIDLPNLLQLFEEETSPALRKAALRALAGYDDPQIGVRLLALLPGLLPELQTAAIELLLSRGESAARLLEAVDNGQVASSVVPVAALTAVAGFQSSRLDELVRRHWGQIGAASPGERLAEVRRLNNDLRAAAGDARQGRVLFREHCGKCHRLFDEGQAVGPELTSANRHDREYLLTQIVDPSAVIRKEFLSYVVQTNDGRSLTGLIVEQSPQRVTLVDAQVNRVTVDAAVVETIEPALLSLMPERVLEKLTPAQVRDLFAYLQAPAAPAEK